Proteins encoded together in one Halomarina salina window:
- a CDS encoding ArsR family transcriptional regulator, whose amino-acid sequence MNDSDSPTLPPALADERPSVKLVYRELADDGPLTRGEIDERCYFQGGSTGGDALARLTELGVIEMRHNFEDLRRPLYVVCNGDG is encoded by the coding sequence ATGAACGACTCCGACTCTCCGACACTCCCTCCGGCGCTCGCCGACGAACGCCCCAGCGTCAAGCTCGTCTACCGGGAGCTCGCCGATGACGGCCCCCTCACGCGCGGGGAGATCGACGAGCGCTGTTACTTCCAGGGTGGCTCGACCGGTGGCGATGCGCTGGCGCGACTGACCGAGCTCGGCGTCATCGAGATGCGCCACAACTTCGAGGACCTCCGTCGCCCGCTGTACGTGGTCTGTAATGGTGACGGATGA